The proteins below come from a single Nostoc sp. KVJ3 genomic window:
- a CDS encoding phosphate-starvation-inducible PsiE family protein — protein sequence MYKSAENTPISMYEINRARVVRTLEFIQDVIVICLCMGLFSFMVLQVRDMFLSLLPPLNFHVVTADILFLLILVELFRLLIIYLQEHRVSIGVAVEVSIVSALREVIVKGVLETSWSQVLATCAFLLVLGIILFLRVWLPPTFEGIDPEQEVSKRYRNRAKSELTQTNGH from the coding sequence ATGTATAAATCTGCTGAAAATACCCCGATTAGTATGTATGAAATCAATCGAGCGCGTGTCGTGCGAACCTTAGAATTCATTCAAGATGTAATTGTAATTTGTTTGTGTATGGGTTTATTTAGCTTTATGGTGCTTCAGGTGAGAGATATGTTTCTCTCCTTACTTCCACCACTAAATTTTCATGTTGTTACTGCCGATATTCTCTTTCTACTCATCTTAGTTGAGTTATTCCGACTGCTGATTATTTACCTACAAGAACATCGAGTATCTATTGGGGTAGCTGTTGAAGTTTCCATCGTTTCAGCTTTGCGAGAAGTCATTGTTAAAGGTGTTTTAGAAACAAGTTGGAGTCAAGTTTTAGCAACTTGTGCCTTTTTATTAGTGCTAGGAATAATACTGTTCCTCCGAGTTTGGCTACCTCCTACCTTTGAAGGTATCGACCCCGAACAAGAAGTATCTAAACGCTATAGAAACCGAGCCAAATCGGAATTAACACAAACTAATGGTCATTAA